Proteins co-encoded in one Brassica rapa cultivar Chiifu-401-42 chromosome A02, CAAS_Brap_v3.01, whole genome shotgun sequence genomic window:
- the LOC103853343 gene encoding NAC domain-containing protein 69 isoform X2, producing MENNLVGYRFSPTGEELINHYLKNKILALSKLESKDLVWYFFSPKEYTSAKKNVTKRTTPSGYWKATGVDRKIKDRRGNGVEIGIKKTLVYYEGRVPNGVWTPWVLHEYHITSLPLNQRTYVICQVMYKGDDGDSLYGNSSNEPSSSMVSDSNPVKFINTSPEVEQQGQEDGMSMYDLLIPLNQQVDLSPYDVFNPNKSFTDNNYYPQTPYGDDYWNGLLDYNGGNFEDVFRNQELTMRENQSNHRPKRPLTGIIVDDSCSDSDAESISATSYRGTSSPGDSDGSVDEILSLRKGSSKDIITSINRNARESRFTRRTIPSKQEVKEGKSKANDDASMDKTLSPIMKTEKKGWFITEEAIQRNHKNAPYIYFMNMIIGLILLVAVIGNIIWFYEASENEPADEV from the exons ATGGAGAATAATCTGGTGGGATATAGATTTAGTCCTACGGGGGAGGAACTGATCAACCATTACCTCAAGAACAAGATTCTTG CATTATCGAAGCTCGAATCGAAGGATCTTGTATGGTACTTCTTCTCTCCCAAGGAGTACACGTCTGCGAAGAAGAATGTAACGAAGAGAACTACACCTTCTGGGTATTGGAAAGCTACTGGTGTTGATAGAAAAATCAAGGATAGGAGAGGAAATGGTGTTGAGATTGGTATTAAGAAGACGCTTGTGTACTATGAAGGTAGGGTTCCTAATGGAGTTTGGACTCCTTGGGTCTTGCACGAGTATCACATCACTTCCTTGCCTCTTAATCAG AGGACCTATGTTATATGCCAAGTAATGTACAAGGGTGATGACGGAGACAGTTTGTATGGTAATAGCTCGAATGAACCAAGTAGCTCTATGGTGTCTGATTCCAATCCTGTCAAATTCATTAACACATCACCTGAG GTTGAGCAGCAAGGTCAAGAAGATGGTATGTCTATGTATGACTTATTAATCCCACTGAACCAACAAGTGGATCTCTCTCCTTATGATGTGTTCAATCCAAATAAGAGTTTCACAGACAACAATTACTACCCACAAACTCCTTACGGTGATGATTATTGGAATGGGTTGCTGGATTATAACGGAGGGAATTTCGAAGATGTGTTTCGCAATCAAGAACTCACAATGCGAGAGAACCAAAGCAATCACAGGCCAAAGAGACCTTTGACAGGGATCATTGTTGATGATAGCTGCAGTGATAGCGATGCTGAATCCATATCTGCAACA AGTTACCGAGGAACATCAAGTCCAGGTGATAGCGATGGTAGTGTAGACGAGATTCTGTCGTTGAGGAAAGGCTCTTCCAAAGATATAATAACTTCTATTAATAGAAATGCCCGGGAGTCTCGTTTCACACGACGCACCATACCATCAAAACAAGAG GTGAAAGAAGGTAAGTCTAAAGCCAATGATGATGCATCCATGGACAAGACATTATCACCTATAATGAAGACAGAGAAGAAGGGCTGGTTTATTACAGAGGAAGCAATACAGAGAAACCACAAGAATGCACCGTATATCTATTTCATGAACATGATCATAGGACTCATCCTCTTGGTGGCTGTCATTGGCAACATCATATGGTTTTATGAAGCCTCAGAAAATGAACCAGCTGATGAAGTTTGA
- the LOC103853343 gene encoding NAC domain-containing protein 69 isoform X1 — protein sequence MENNLVGYRFSPTGEELINHYLKNKILGKSWLVDHAISEVNICRYEPWFLPSLSKLESKDLVWYFFSPKEYTSAKKNVTKRTTPSGYWKATGVDRKIKDRRGNGVEIGIKKTLVYYEGRVPNGVWTPWVLHEYHITSLPLNQRTYVICQVMYKGDDGDSLYGNSSNEPSSSMVSDSNPVKFINTSPEVEQQGQEDGMSMYDLLIPLNQQVDLSPYDVFNPNKSFTDNNYYPQTPYGDDYWNGLLDYNGGNFEDVFRNQELTMRENQSNHRPKRPLTGIIVDDSCSDSDAESISATSYRGTSSPGDSDGSVDEILSLRKGSSKDIITSINRNARESRFTRRTIPSKQEVKEGKSKANDDASMDKTLSPIMKTEKKGWFITEEAIQRNHKNAPYIYFMNMIIGLILLVAVIGNIIWFYEASENEPADEV from the exons ATGGAGAATAATCTGGTGGGATATAGATTTAGTCCTACGGGGGAGGAACTGATCAACCATTACCTCAAGAACAAGATTCTTGGTAAGTCATGGCTCGTCGACCATGCCATTAGCGAGGTTAACATCTGTCGTTACGAACCATGGTTTTTGCCTT CATTATCGAAGCTCGAATCGAAGGATCTTGTATGGTACTTCTTCTCTCCCAAGGAGTACACGTCTGCGAAGAAGAATGTAACGAAGAGAACTACACCTTCTGGGTATTGGAAAGCTACTGGTGTTGATAGAAAAATCAAGGATAGGAGAGGAAATGGTGTTGAGATTGGTATTAAGAAGACGCTTGTGTACTATGAAGGTAGGGTTCCTAATGGAGTTTGGACTCCTTGGGTCTTGCACGAGTATCACATCACTTCCTTGCCTCTTAATCAG AGGACCTATGTTATATGCCAAGTAATGTACAAGGGTGATGACGGAGACAGTTTGTATGGTAATAGCTCGAATGAACCAAGTAGCTCTATGGTGTCTGATTCCAATCCTGTCAAATTCATTAACACATCACCTGAG GTTGAGCAGCAAGGTCAAGAAGATGGTATGTCTATGTATGACTTATTAATCCCACTGAACCAACAAGTGGATCTCTCTCCTTATGATGTGTTCAATCCAAATAAGAGTTTCACAGACAACAATTACTACCCACAAACTCCTTACGGTGATGATTATTGGAATGGGTTGCTGGATTATAACGGAGGGAATTTCGAAGATGTGTTTCGCAATCAAGAACTCACAATGCGAGAGAACCAAAGCAATCACAGGCCAAAGAGACCTTTGACAGGGATCATTGTTGATGATAGCTGCAGTGATAGCGATGCTGAATCCATATCTGCAACA AGTTACCGAGGAACATCAAGTCCAGGTGATAGCGATGGTAGTGTAGACGAGATTCTGTCGTTGAGGAAAGGCTCTTCCAAAGATATAATAACTTCTATTAATAGAAATGCCCGGGAGTCTCGTTTCACACGACGCACCATACCATCAAAACAAGAG GTGAAAGAAGGTAAGTCTAAAGCCAATGATGATGCATCCATGGACAAGACATTATCACCTATAATGAAGACAGAGAAGAAGGGCTGGTTTATTACAGAGGAAGCAATACAGAGAAACCACAAGAATGCACCGTATATCTATTTCATGAACATGATCATAGGACTCATCCTCTTGGTGGCTGTCATTGGCAACATCATATGGTTTTATGAAGCCTCAGAAAATGAACCAGCTGATGAAGTTTGA
- the LOC117131965 gene encoding secreted RxLR effector protein 161-like: MCYAVGVLSKYMHNPRDSHRQAIKHILWYVKGTTNFGLFFKRDGSRSVVGYSDSSHNIDLDDGRSTSGHAFYYDSSLITWTSQKQQTVALSSCEAEFMAATKAAKQAIWIKELLSEILSKEGEKVKLRIDNKSATALTKNPIFHGRSKHVLKKYHFIRECVDNAQIKVEHVLGVQQKADIITKPLARITFKQMRSLIGVQEIDLPNSN, encoded by the coding sequence ATGTGTTACGCAGTAGGTGTTCTTAGCAAATACATGCACAATCCTAGAGACTCTCACAGACAAGCCATCAAACACATATTGTGGTATGTGAAAGGAACAACAAACTTCGGTCTGTTCTTCAAGAGAGATGGGTCAAGGAGTGTCGTTGGTTATAGTGACAGCAGTCACAACATTGATCTCGATGACGGGAGGAGCACGTCAGGACATGCATTCTACTACGATTCATCACTAATCACTTGGACATCGCAGAAGCAGCAAACAGTTGCATTGTCATCATGCGAAGCAGAATTCATGGCAGCAACAAAAGCAGCGAAGCAAGCTATATGGATCAAGGAATTGTTGAGTGAGATACTAAGCAAAGAAGGCGAGAAGGTCAAGCTTAGGATCGACAACAAATCAGCCACTGCTCTAACAAAGAATCCAATTTTCCATGGAAGGAGTAAGCATGTACTCAAGAAGTATCACTTCATTCGTGAGTGTGTGGATAATGCACAGATCAAAGTGGAGCATGTGTTGGGTGTTCAGCAGAAGGCCGACATCATTACCAAACCATTAGCAAGGATTACGTTCAAGCAAATGAGGAGCTTAATCGGAGTTCAAGAAATTGATCTCCCTAATTCAAATTAG